The following are from one region of the Achromobacter xylosoxidans genome:
- the fabF gene encoding beta-ketoacyl-ACP synthase II: protein MKRRVVITGLGIVSPVGNDLTTAWDNIVNGRSGISRITRFDPSAITTHIAGEVKDFDISTYISAKEARQMDTFIHYGLAAGMQAWRDCGLEVTEANAERIGVIVGSGIGGLPRIEETQVEYLAKGPRRISPFFVPGSLINLISGHLSITYGMKGPSYAVVSACTTGLHCIGDAARLIEYGDADVMVAGGAESTVSPLGIGGFAAMRALSTRNDDPETASRPWDRDRDGFVLGEGAGVLVLEEYEHAKKRGARIYGELAGYGMSSDAHHITAPDKDGPRRGVLNALRNGGLNAEDVQYVNAHGTSTPLGDKNETDALKLAFGDHAKKLVVNSTKSMTGHLLGAAGGIEAVFTTLAVYNQISPPTINIFNQDPECDLDYCANEARQMKIDVGLSNSFGFGGTNGSMAVRRV, encoded by the coding sequence GTGAAGCGACGTGTCGTCATCACTGGCCTGGGTATCGTTTCTCCCGTCGGGAACGACTTGACCACCGCTTGGGACAATATCGTCAACGGACGTTCTGGCATCAGCCGTATCACCCGTTTCGATCCCTCGGCCATCACCACGCATATTGCCGGCGAAGTCAAAGACTTCGACATCAGCACCTATATCTCGGCCAAGGAAGCCCGCCAGATGGATACCTTCATCCATTACGGCCTGGCTGCCGGGATGCAGGCATGGCGCGACTGCGGTCTGGAAGTCACCGAAGCCAACGCGGAACGCATCGGCGTGATCGTGGGCTCGGGCATCGGCGGCCTGCCGCGCATCGAGGAAACGCAGGTTGAATATCTGGCCAAGGGACCGCGCCGCATTTCGCCGTTCTTCGTGCCGGGTTCGCTGATCAACCTGATCTCCGGCCACTTGTCCATCACGTATGGCATGAAGGGGCCGAGCTACGCGGTGGTGTCGGCTTGCACCACTGGCCTGCATTGCATCGGCGATGCCGCGCGCCTGATCGAGTACGGCGATGCCGACGTCATGGTGGCCGGCGGCGCCGAGTCGACCGTGTCGCCGCTGGGCATTGGCGGTTTCGCCGCCATGCGCGCCTTGTCGACCCGCAATGACGATCCTGAAACGGCATCGCGTCCCTGGGACCGCGACCGCGACGGCTTCGTGTTGGGCGAGGGTGCAGGCGTACTGGTGCTGGAAGAATACGAACACGCCAAGAAGCGCGGCGCGCGCATCTACGGCGAGCTGGCAGGCTATGGCATGAGTTCGGACGCTCACCACATCACGGCTCCCGACAAGGACGGCCCGCGCCGCGGCGTTCTGAACGCGCTGCGCAACGGCGGCCTGAATGCCGAAGACGTGCAGTACGTCAACGCCCACGGCACTTCGACGCCCCTGGGCGACAAGAACGAGACCGACGCGCTGAAACTGGCTTTCGGCGACCACGCCAAGAAGCTGGTGGTCAATTCGACCAAGTCCATGACCGGGCACCTGCTCGGCGCGGCCGGCGGCATCGAGGCGGTGTTCACGACCCTGGCGGTCTACAACCAGATCTCGCCGCCCACGATCAACATCTTCAATCAAGATCCTGAATGCGATCTGGATTACTGCGCCAACGAGGCGCGGCAGATGAAGATCGATGTCGGCCTGTCCAACTCGTTCGGCTTCGGCGGCACCAACGGCTCGATGGCCGTTCGCCGGGTCTGA
- the acpP gene encoding acyl carrier protein, whose amino-acid sequence MESIEQRVKKIVAEQLGVNEAEIKNESSFLDDLGADSLDMVELVMALEDEFETEIPDEEAEKITTVQQAIDYINSHGKQ is encoded by the coding sequence ATGGAAAGCATCGAACAGCGCGTCAAGAAGATCGTCGCTGAACAACTTGGCGTCAACGAAGCCGAGATCAAGAACGAATCCTCCTTCCTTGACGACCTCGGTGCCGATTCGCTCGACATGGTCGAACTGGTCATGGCGCTCGAAGACGAATTCGAGACCGAGATCCCCGACGAAGAGGCCGAAAAGATCACGACCGTGCAACAAGCGATTGACTACATCAATTCGCACGGCAAGCAGTAA
- the fabG gene encoding 3-oxoacyl-ACP reductase FabG produces the protein MDNTSIELQGKIALVTGATRGIGRAIAQELAARGATVVGTATSESGAAAITEALAPLGGRGVVLDVTDAVACDALIDALGKEGGGPHILVNNAGITRDTLAMRMKDEDWSAVIDTNLASVFRLSRAVLRSMMKARWGRIINVTSVVGSSGNPGQANYAAAKAGVAGMSRALARELGSRNITVNCVAPGFIDTDMTRALGENQTAALLQQIPLGRLGSPADIAHAVAFLSGPQAGYITGTTLHVNGGMYMQ, from the coding sequence ATGGACAACACCTCGATCGAACTGCAGGGCAAGATCGCGCTGGTGACCGGCGCCACGCGCGGCATCGGCCGCGCCATCGCCCAGGAACTGGCCGCGCGCGGCGCGACCGTCGTCGGCACCGCCACGTCCGAGTCGGGCGCCGCCGCCATCACCGAAGCGCTGGCGCCCCTGGGCGGCCGCGGCGTGGTGCTGGATGTGACTGACGCAGTTGCCTGCGATGCGCTGATCGACGCGCTGGGCAAGGAAGGCGGCGGTCCCCACATCCTCGTCAATAACGCCGGCATCACCCGTGATACGCTGGCAATGCGCATGAAGGATGAGGACTGGTCGGCGGTCATCGACACCAACCTGGCTTCGGTTTTCCGTCTGTCGCGCGCCGTGCTGCGCAGCATGATGAAGGCGCGCTGGGGACGCATCATCAACGTTACGTCCGTGGTGGGTTCCAGCGGCAACCCGGGCCAAGCCAACTACGCGGCGGCCAAGGCCGGCGTGGCAGGCATGTCGCGCGCCCTGGCGCGTGAACTGGGCAGCCGCAATATCACCGTGAACTGCGTCGCGCCTGGTTTCATCGATACCGACATGACGCGCGCGCTGGGCGAAAATCAAACTGCCGCCTTGCTGCAGCAGATTCCGCTGGGCCGCCTGGGTTCGCCCGCCGACATCGCCCACGCCGTGGCGTTTTTGTCCGGGCCGCAGGCGGGTTACATTACCGGCACCACCCTGCACGTCAACGGCGGGATGTACATGCAATAA
- the fabD gene encoding ACP S-malonyltransferase, translating to MKIAFVFPGQGSQAVGMLDAWSGVAAVTDTVARASQALGQDLGALIAQGPAEQLNLTTNTQPAMLTAGAAFYAAWCAAGGRKPDVVAGHSLGEYAALTAAGSLALEDAVRLVRVRADAMQAAVPVGTGAMAAILGLDDDAVRAACEAAAQGEVVEAVNFNAPAQVVIAGHKAAVERACELAKAAGAKRALLLPVSAPFHSSLLKPAADVLAGALAGVTVSAPQVQVINNVDVASPVEPDAIRDALVRQAWHPVRWVETLRAMKAQGVTHVIECGPGKVLAGLTKRIDPELTGMAITDPASLEAALAAVNGN from the coding sequence ATGAAAATCGCTTTTGTCTTCCCTGGCCAAGGTTCCCAAGCTGTCGGCATGTTGGACGCCTGGTCCGGCGTCGCGGCCGTCACGGACACCGTGGCGCGCGCTTCGCAGGCGCTGGGCCAGGACCTGGGCGCGCTGATCGCGCAAGGCCCCGCGGAACAGCTCAACCTGACCACCAATACCCAGCCCGCCATGCTGACCGCCGGCGCCGCGTTCTACGCAGCCTGGTGTGCCGCTGGCGGCCGCAAGCCCGACGTCGTGGCCGGCCACAGCCTGGGCGAGTACGCCGCGCTGACGGCTGCGGGCTCGCTCGCACTTGAAGATGCCGTGCGCCTGGTGCGCGTGCGCGCCGACGCCATGCAGGCCGCCGTGCCGGTAGGCACCGGCGCCATGGCCGCCATCCTGGGTCTGGACGACGACGCCGTGCGCGCCGCCTGCGAAGCCGCGGCCCAGGGCGAGGTTGTCGAAGCCGTGAACTTCAACGCGCCCGCGCAAGTCGTGATCGCGGGCCACAAGGCCGCCGTCGAGCGCGCATGCGAACTGGCCAAGGCTGCAGGCGCCAAGCGCGCGCTGCTGCTGCCGGTGTCCGCGCCGTTCCACTCCAGTCTGCTCAAGCCCGCCGCCGACGTGCTGGCCGGCGCGCTGGCCGGCGTGACGGTGTCCGCGCCGCAGGTGCAAGTGATCAACAACGTCGACGTGGCTTCGCCTGTCGAACCTGATGCAATCCGGGATGCGCTGGTGCGTCAGGCGTGGCATCCTGTGCGCTGGGTGGAAACCCTGCGCGCGATGAAGGCGCAAGGCGTCACGCACGTCATCGAATGCGGTCCCGGCAAGGTGCTGGCCGGCCTGACCAAGCGCATCGACCCCGAACTCACGGGCATGGCCATTACCGATCCTGCTTCGCTTGAAGCGGCGTTGGCCGCCGTCAACGGAAATTAA
- a CDS encoding beta-ketoacyl-ACP synthase III — protein sequence MDTAMKYSVIAGTGSFLPERVVSNDELAAELATRDIATSDEWIVERTGIRQRHLAERGVTTSMLATEASRRALADAGVDASEVDLIVLATSTPDFVFPSTACIVQSNIGAKGSAAFDVQAVCSGFVYAMTTADSFIRAGRARCALVIGAEVFSRILDWNDRSTCVLFGDGAGAVVLKASDKPGILAAQLHADGSQAKILNAAGNVAYGDVTGDPFLRMDGQAVFKQAVTVLDRSARDTCAEAGIEIADVDWLIPHQANVRILNFLARKLAVPVEKVVVTVDSHANTSAASVPLALDAARRDGRVKPGQLILMQGVGGGFTWGSVLARM from the coding sequence ATGGATACCGCAATGAAATATTCCGTGATCGCGGGCACCGGCAGCTTCCTGCCGGAACGCGTGGTTTCGAATGACGAACTGGCGGCGGAGCTGGCGACGCGCGACATCGCCACCTCCGACGAATGGATCGTCGAACGCACCGGCATCCGCCAGCGCCATCTGGCTGAGCGCGGCGTGACCACCAGCATGCTGGCGACCGAGGCCTCGCGCCGCGCGCTGGCTGACGCCGGCGTGGACGCTTCCGAGGTCGACCTGATCGTCCTGGCCACCTCGACGCCCGACTTCGTGTTCCCGAGCACCGCCTGCATCGTGCAGTCCAATATCGGCGCCAAGGGGTCGGCGGCATTCGACGTGCAGGCCGTGTGCAGCGGTTTCGTCTACGCGATGACCACCGCCGACAGCTTCATCCGGGCCGGCCGCGCGCGTTGCGCGCTGGTCATCGGCGCTGAAGTCTTCTCGCGCATCCTGGACTGGAACGACCGCTCCACCTGCGTGCTGTTCGGCGACGGCGCTGGCGCCGTGGTGCTCAAGGCTTCCGACAAGCCCGGCATCCTGGCCGCGCAGCTGCACGCCGACGGCAGCCAGGCCAAGATCCTGAACGCCGCGGGCAACGTTGCCTACGGCGACGTGACCGGCGATCCGTTCCTGCGCATGGACGGGCAGGCCGTGTTCAAGCAGGCCGTCACCGTGCTGGACCGTTCCGCGCGCGACACCTGCGCCGAGGCGGGCATCGAGATCGCCGACGTCGATTGGCTGATCCCGCACCAGGCCAACGTGCGCATCCTGAATTTCCTGGCGCGCAAGCTTGCCGTGCCGGTCGAGAAGGTCGTCGTCACCGTCGACAGCCACGCCAACACGTCCGCCGCCAGCGTGCCGCTGGCCCTGGACGCCGCGCGCCGCGACGGCCGCGTCAAGCCGGGCCAGTTGATCCTGATGCAAGGCGTGGGCGGCGGATTCACCTGGGGCTCGGTACTGGCCCGCATGTGA
- the plsX gene encoding phosphate acyltransferase PlsX: MIRIAIDCMGGDFGLPVTIPAAIEFARQFPDTRLLLVGLPDAIEAALSEHRGVARDRIEIVAASEVVTMDDPVEVALRRKKDSSMRLAAQSVKDGRADACVSAGNTGAWMAISRYVLKTLDGIDRPAIATSIPNQTGRATTVLDLGANVDCTAEHLLQFAIMGAALSQAVDHRERPSVGLLNIGEEVIKGNEVVKEAAELLRNSPLNFYGNVEGNDIFKGTVDVVVCDGFVGNVVLKSVEGLAKMLSSVIREEFKRNLITLLAGAVAKPVLNRLRTRVDNRRYNGAALLGLRGVVIKSHGSADVYAYGFALQRAREAVVSKLLERTAETVAQITKRVQSGEGPSVSSPNVAGDTA; encoded by the coding sequence GTGATACGCATCGCCATAGACTGTATGGGCGGAGACTTCGGTCTGCCCGTCACGATTCCGGCTGCGATCGAGTTCGCCCGGCAATTTCCGGATACCCGGCTATTGCTGGTCGGGCTTCCCGACGCTATTGAAGCGGCGCTCTCCGAGCACCGCGGCGTGGCGCGTGATCGCATTGAGATCGTGGCGGCTTCCGAAGTCGTCACCATGGACGACCCGGTCGAGGTCGCCCTGCGCCGCAAAAAAGACTCCTCCATGCGCCTGGCCGCCCAGTCCGTCAAGGACGGGCGCGCCGACGCCTGCGTTTCCGCGGGCAATACCGGCGCGTGGATGGCCATTTCACGCTATGTGCTCAAGACGCTGGACGGCATAGACCGCCCCGCGATCGCCACGTCCATTCCGAACCAGACGGGCCGCGCCACCACGGTGCTGGACCTGGGGGCGAATGTGGACTGCACGGCCGAGCACCTGCTCCAGTTCGCCATCATGGGCGCCGCGCTGTCGCAGGCGGTGGACCATCGCGAGCGCCCCTCGGTGGGCCTGCTCAACATCGGCGAAGAAGTCATCAAGGGCAATGAAGTCGTCAAGGAAGCCGCCGAGCTTCTGCGCAACAGCCCGCTCAACTTCTACGGCAACGTGGAAGGCAATGACATATTCAAAGGCACGGTCGACGTCGTCGTCTGCGACGGTTTCGTCGGCAACGTCGTGCTCAAGTCCGTCGAAGGGCTGGCGAAGATGTTGTCCAGCGTCATTCGCGAAGAGTTCAAACGCAATCTGATCACGCTGCTGGCTGGCGCGGTGGCCAAGCCGGTGCTCAACCGCCTGCGCACCCGCGTCGACAACCGGCGCTATAACGGCGCCGCGCTGCTGGGCCTGCGCGGCGTGGTCATCAAGAGCCATGGTTCCGCGGACGTCTACGCCTATGGATTTGCGTTGCAGCGCGCCCGCGAAGCCGTAGTGAGTAAACTGCTGGAGCGCACCGCCGAGACGGTCGCTCAGATTACCAAGCGCGTTCAATCTGGCGAAGGCCCCTCGGTGTCGTCGCCCAACGTGGCTGGGGACACCGCTTGA
- the rpmF gene encoding 50S ribosomal protein L32, with product MAVQQNKKSPSKRGMHRSHDFLVNPPTAIEPNTGEAHLRHHISPNGFYRGRKVLKTKADE from the coding sequence ATGGCCGTTCAACAAAACAAGAAGTCCCCGTCCAAGCGCGGTATGCACCGCTCGCACGATTTTCTGGTGAACCCGCCGACCGCGATCGAACCCAACACGGGCGAAGCGCATCTGCGTCACCACATCAGCCCCAACGGCTTCTACCGCGGCCGCAAGGTCCTGAAGACCAAGGCCGACGAATAA
- a CDS encoding YceD family protein, producing the protein MSSPHEQPRECKGLNIKRIDAYAFAQMGKEAQGTIPLVRLTRVVDGLPEQPQGDAGLVTWSVRGEMGRTGLLMGRPLLHIHVQANPVLVCQRCNEPFVYPIDSEVLLQLVKSEADLDDDASYGDPSGEDDEDEEGNGFVSNLPEKVVGSHHFDLLAQIEDELILSVPYVPKHDVCPGALAKVSEASPEEPAVKRPSPFAVLEQLKHKD; encoded by the coding sequence CTGAACATCAAGCGCATCGATGCATACGCATTTGCCCAGATGGGCAAGGAAGCGCAAGGAACCATACCTCTTGTGCGGCTTACGCGCGTGGTTGACGGGCTGCCCGAACAACCGCAGGGCGATGCCGGACTCGTGACGTGGTCCGTGCGCGGCGAAATGGGTAGGACTGGTCTTCTGATGGGCCGGCCGCTCCTGCATATTCACGTGCAGGCGAATCCGGTGCTGGTGTGCCAACGGTGCAATGAGCCGTTCGTGTATCCGATCGACAGCGAAGTCCTTTTGCAGCTGGTCAAGTCCGAAGCCGATCTCGACGACGATGCTTCCTACGGGGATCCATCCGGCGAGGACGACGAGGACGAAGAAGGAAATGGTTTTGTGTCCAACCTGCCTGAAAAGGTGGTGGGTTCGCATCATTTTGATCTGCTGGCCCAGATCGAAGATGAGCTCATTCTGAGCGTTCCGTATGTGCCCAAGCATGATGTATGCCCGGGCGCGCTGGCCAAGGTCAGCGAAGCTTCTCCCGAGGAGCCCGCTGTCAAGCGTCCGTCGCCGTTTGCGGTGCTGGAACAACTGAAGCACAAAGATTGA